Proteins from a genomic interval of Clostridium sp. 'deep sea':
- a CDS encoding EFR1 family ferrodoxin (N-terminal region resembles flavodoxins. C-terminal ferrodoxin region binds two 4Fe-4S clusters.), whose amino-acid sequence MFKNIKLFYYSGTGNTKYVTEMIASEFSKKQVHTELINIEDIVNKDLKIEFKETDLIGISHPVIAFATPKIMIRFINKMPKALNKVFIYKTAADPSKLNNYASEFLINHLNFKGYTITCDELFVMPCNFIIEYKASLIKQLIVKAENKAKVLVSNLIQHKTQYSKDNKWYKSLILKVNKLEQEKGALRFSKSLKVNSNCNLCQKCVSSCPTQNIVLSNNKIAFLDKCEMCMRCLYSCNQKAITTKYKFMVLKNGYSINTIKAIKKNDVIEANYIHSKTKGYYKHFKKYLLDS is encoded by the coding sequence ATGTTTAAAAATATAAAACTTTTTTACTATTCAGGTACTGGAAATACAAAATATGTTACGGAAATGATAGCTAGCGAGTTTAGTAAAAAACAAGTACATACTGAGCTAATTAATATAGAAGACATTGTTAATAAAGATCTAAAAATAGAATTTAAAGAAACAGACTTAATAGGAATTAGTCACCCTGTTATAGCATTTGCTACGCCTAAAATAATGATAAGATTTATTAATAAGATGCCTAAAGCTTTAAACAAAGTTTTTATTTATAAAACAGCAGCTGACCCTAGTAAGCTAAACAATTATGCATCAGAGTTTTTAATTAATCATCTTAATTTTAAAGGATATACAATAACATGTGATGAACTATTTGTAATGCCCTGTAATTTTATAATAGAGTATAAAGCAAGCTTAATAAAGCAGTTGATAGTTAAAGCAGAAAATAAAGCGAAGGTTTTAGTGAGTAATTTAATACAACATAAAACCCAATACAGTAAAGATAATAAGTGGTATAAGAGTTTAATACTTAAAGTTAATAAGCTAGAACAAGAAAAAGGTGCTCTTAGATTTAGTAAAAGCCTTAAAGTAAATAGTAACTGCAATCTTTGCCAAAAGTGTGTTTCTAGTTGTCCAACCCAAAACATAGTATTAAGTAATAATAAAATTGCTTTTTTAGATAAATGCGAAATGTGTATGAGATGTTTATACAGTTGCAATCAAAAAGCTATCACTACTAAGTACAAGTTTATGGTTTTAAAAAATGGCTACAGTATTAATACCATTAAAGCTATCAAAAAAAATGATGTTATAGAGGCTAATTATATTCATAGTAAAACAAAAGGTTATTATAAACACTTTAAAAAATATCTTTTGGATAGTTAA
- a CDS encoding phosphotransferase, translating to MIDVEIFKDLNDKFDLAVYKVQELTGGYLNKKYNLLTNKGSFLLKVYSNKRYNKNKILFVESGLYRQHELHKLGIKCPKLHVYNTIIQHVKSYNYVLMDFIKGTHKDYESITEQELYDLGELTGLMHHYFKRFPKAGEKFDIFANFQRLKEANKALLGELDNRKVNEQYRTIVYQQHEIINNITPNFLAKVPIGFSHADYASDNVIFNKRKVSAIIDFDRCRYTSKWQDIGRALLSYTLKDKHLNNTFISSFINGYNKHNCLSFQDALNSLRYTFIHESDWWIKEQNFNTKPNDKVSRFVYEMQFLADNFFNLSKN from the coding sequence ATGATAGACGTTGAAATATTTAAAGACTTAAACGATAAGTTTGATTTAGCGGTATATAAAGTGCAGGAATTAACAGGTGGCTACTTAAATAAAAAGTATAACTTACTTACTAATAAAGGAAGTTTTCTTTTAAAAGTATACAGTAATAAAAGATATAACAAAAATAAAATTTTATTTGTTGAAAGTGGTTTATATCGCCAGCATGAACTACATAAATTAGGAATAAAATGCCCAAAATTGCATGTGTATAACACGATAATTCAGCATGTTAAAAGCTACAACTATGTCTTAATGGACTTTATTAAAGGAACCCATAAAGATTATGAAAGTATTACAGAGCAAGAGCTTTATGACTTAGGAGAACTTACTGGCTTAATGCACCATTATTTTAAACGGTTCCCCAAAGCTGGAGAGAAGTTTGATATTTTTGCTAATTTTCAAAGGCTTAAAGAAGCTAATAAAGCACTATTAGGTGAGTTAGATAACAGAAAAGTCAATGAGCAATATAGAACTATTGTTTATCAACAGCATGAAATTATTAATAACATAACACCAAATTTTTTAGCTAAAGTTCCAATAGGTTTTAGTCATGCAGACTATGCAAGCGATAATGTAATTTTTAATAAAAGAAAAGTAAGTGCAATTATTGATTTTGATAGATGTAGGTACACAAGTAAATGGCAAGACATTGGTAGAGCTTTATTATCGTACACGCTAAAAGACAAACATCTTAACAATACTTTTATTAGTAGTTTTATAAATGGCTATAACAAACATAATTGCTTAAGTTTCCAAGATGCCCTCAATAGCTTAAGATATACATTTATTCATGAGTCTGATTGGTGGATAAAAGAACAAAATTTTAACACTAAGCCCAATGATAAGGTTAGTAGATTTGTTTATGAAATGCAGTTTTTAGCTGATAACTTTTTTAACTTGAGCAAAAATTAA